The Thermodesulfovibrionales bacterium sequence GGCACAATTAGAAGTCCTTTATGCCTACTAAAAAATCAAAAAAGATATTGGTAAGTATAAAGAAAAAAATAAAATTCGACAAAAGAGCTATTATATTTATAATCGGGGTTATACTCTTTTTTTTAATCATTTATCTCTTTCTGAAAGATGAAGAAAAAATCGCCCAGAAAGGACTTTCAGATAAATATCCTGCCGCACAGAAAATAGAAGTGATCCAACCAAAATCCATATATATTCCAACCATAGAGAAGGCATGGCTTGAACTCATAACTTCCGGCGATGGAGATGTTGTAAGGGTTGTCATAGAAAAAAAAGAACCAGATGTTGAGTATAGTTTTCAATGGAAGATAAACGGGAAAATCATTGAAAATTATGACAGAGATAGCATAACTGGTTTCAAGGAAGGAGATACAATAGGGCTGACAATCACATCTATTTTCAAAGATAAGGAGGGTCAACCGAGAGTTTTAAGTCTAACTGTACATTCTACTGTTCCAAAGGTTATGGGCATGACAGAGCCTAAAATCGAAAACGATATCATGGTGTTTAAGATTTTAATGGATGATGCTACAAAAGAAGGACTCATTTTTTCTCTTATCGAAGCCCCAAAAGGAATGGTCATTGATAATAACACAGGCGATGTCAAATGGAATATAAAAGATGTTCCTTCAGGTAGATATGAAGGCAAGGCACTCATTAAAAATAAAAAAGGTGCAGAGGTTTTATATCCTTTCAGTATAAATTTGAGCTAAATTTAGCTACTTTGATAAGAAGTCTTTAAGTTTTATATTTTTTATGTGAATTCACTCTCTCCATATGTTAAAATGTTCCAAATAAAATTAACTTTTTTTTATGAATATTATTCAAATTAAAGTCATTCAGGATTTTATATTGGAGGGTCTTTATAATATTCTCTCCAACGGCTGTGTTTTGAAAGATAATATAGCTCTTACAAGATTCTATAACATTGAAGCAATACTGTATAAAAGTTATATGCTGTTTACAGTAATTTAATGCTGGTAAAAAATGCAAATTCGGGGTTGTCAAGTTCGTTTCACACAAGGCGCTCGATTCTGATGAAAAAGGTTTTGAGGCAGTCCTTGCCGCATCTCAAGATTCAAAGAACGAGCAAATCTTATTTATCTATGATCGTCAGAATGCCCGTGGCTTGAAACTTCCACTAGAATTTGTAAAGAAGGAAAACAAGGTATACAGATGACTATTTTTAAAAAATTAGAGAAAAAATCAGGTGGGGAGGAATATGAGAATCATAAATAATGTAAAGTCCTTGTATACGGCCGTGGGGATTCTATCCCTCACCATTCTTATTGGAGTGTATGTAGATTACAGATATGAAACATTGTATGCCCGACACCACGAAATAGATAAAGTACGGGAACGTATAGTTAGACTCAATCAGGAAATAACAAACATGTTTCTTTTTGCTGTCCTTGAGAAGAATCCACTCCGTACCGCAAGCTACGATACTGTCTACAAAGAATTAGAAGAGACTATAAAGAATTTGGCTCAGCTTGCAAAACAGCTAAATTTCTTCCAGGAAGTTTCATCCTTGAGTGACAGCTTGAATAAACTCCATGCCATAGAAAAGAATGTCATTGATCTAATGAATAAAAACAATTGGGAAAAGGCAAGGGATATTCTGTTTGGCGATGAATATAAATTCGCAAAGAAGACTTATGAACTCGATAGCGAGACAGCAATGGACGCTATAGTGGTCCAGTTGAACTTAATGGCAAAGCGTTTTAGCAAAATCAGGCTGGCTTTTCTAGCTATGCGGATTGGTGCCCTTGTGCTTCTTTTAGGCGTAGGCATCATGTTTTCACGTCGTACAAAATCTGACATGGCTGAACAGATACGCCTACGGAGTGAAATAGAGGCCTATAATATGGAGCTTGAACAACGTGTGAGTGAGAGAACAGAAGAGCTTCGATTATATTCCATTGAAATGGAAGAAAGGGCAAATTTGGAAAAAGCCCTTTCAAATCTGAACATCCGTATTCAGAATGCCAAAAACATTTCAGAGGTATCAAAATATGCCCTTGACACAATCATCGACTTGTTCAAGGCACCCAGAGGAGCCTTATTTGTTCTTGAGACAGCAGGTAGACTCTACAGAAAGGCACATTATGCCCTTCCTACCAATATAGCATTGCCTGAGTCCTTTGGTCTCAATGAAGGCACTATTGGTATGTGTGCACTAAAAGGCGAACCAATAATCACCACACCTACTGATGGGTCATTCTGGATTCAATTCGGTATAGGAACTGTAACTCCTGCCCAGGTCATAACCTATCCCCTCAAATCAAGTGGGGCTTTAGTGGGTGTGGTAGAACTGTGCCTTATTGAACCTATATCAGATAAACAAAGAAAATGGTTGGAAAATGCCTCTGAGTCCATTGCTGCATCTTTAAGAATAGCCATGGAGCAAGAGGAACGTCAGGTTGCTGAAGAACGTATCCACCTAATACTTGAATCTACTGATGAGGGTATCTTTGGTATGGATACAGAAGGATGTATTACCTTTGTTAATCCTGCTGCCTGTACTATGTTAGGTTATGATGCAGAGCATATTATTGGCAAACATTTCCACACTGTTTTCCAACACTCCCATATAGACGGCACCCCATATCCTTATGATACATGTCTTATGAAGACCGCTTTCTTAGGAGAAAAACTCCATGCCATTGATACAGAAGTCTTCTGGAGATATGATGGAACTGCTATACCAGTTGAATACTCGGCAACACCCATTTATAAAGATAATAAGGTCATAGGCTCTGTCGTTAGTTTTCGTGATATTACTAAGCGGAAAAAAGCCGAGGAGGCGTTAAAACAGGCAAAGGAGACCGCTGAAACAGCCACAAAGGCAAAATCTCATTTCCTTGCAAATGTGTCTCACGAGATAAGGACACCTATGAATGCTATAATAGGTATGTCCCACCTCGCACTTAAAACAGACCTTACTCCCAAACAGCGGGATTATATCACCAAAGCCCATTCCGCTGCAGTTTCACTTCTGGGTATTATAAACGATATTCTTGATTTATCCAAGATAGAGGCAGGGAAGTTCAGTGTGGAGAAGATTCCTTTCCACCTTGATGAAGTCCTCAATAATATCAGTACTGTTGTGGGGAGTAAGGCTCACGACAAGGGTCTTGAGGTCCTCTTTGATGTTGCAAGGGATGTACCCATGGGGCTCATCGGTGACCCTCTCAGGATAAATCAAGTTATCACAAACCTCATGGGCAACTCAGTTAAATTTACTGAAAAGGGTCAGATAACTCTGAAGATAGAGAAGGTTGAAGAAAAGGACGATCGGGTAAAAATCAAGTTCTCTATCTCTGACACGGGCATAGGAATGACCTCAGAGCAGGTTGGAAAGCTCTTTCATTCCTTTACCCAGGCTGATAGCTCAACAACAAGGAAATATGGCGGCACTGGATTGGGGCTTATAATCTGTAAGAAACTTGTAGAGAAGATGGATGGCGAGATATGGGTGGAGAGCGAATATGGCAAGGGTTCAACCTTTATCTTTACAGCATGGTTCGGACTGACTAAAGAGAAGGCTAAAAAGAGGATTGTTCCCGAATCTATCCAAGACATGCATGTCCTTATAGTTGACGACAATCCTGCAGCCAGAGAGATACTATCGGAGCTCTTAAGGGGGTTCACCTTAAGGCCCGATATGGTAGGAAGCGGCCCAGAGGCCATTGCCGCTGTAATGAATGAAGTAAAGGGCAATGACCCATACCAGATAGTATTTATGGACTGGCAGATGCCAAGCATGGATGGTATCGAGGCAACGAACCGAATCTTCTCACAAGTCCCTCCAGAGAAAAAGCCTGCTGTTATTATGTTTACAGCCTATGACACAGAAGTCGTTCGTGATCAAGCATATAAGATAGGCATTGATGTCTTCCTTTCTAAACCTGTAAGTCCTTCTTCGCTCTTGGACGCCATTGTGACGCTCTTTGGGAGAGATGAAGAAACGATCCATAAGGAAGCCACCTCTGATTATGACTCCTATTCCCTCAAAGGTATGAAGATTCTTCTTACAGAAGATAATGAGATCAACCAGCAGATTGCTATGGAGCTCATGGAATCAGTAGGTGCCCAGGTAACATTGGCAAATAACGGCAAGGAGTCTATCGACATACTTGAATCCTCTCCTGATGGCACCTTTGATGTAGTCCTTATGGACCTTCAGATGCCTGTCATGGATGGCTACGAGGCAACAAGACGGCTGAGAGCCAACCCACGATTCGATAAGCTCCCCATCATCGCCATGACTGCCCATGCTATGGTGGAGGAACAGGAGAGGACAAAGGCACTCGGGATGCAGGACCATGTCACTAAGCCTATTGACCCAGAAACTCTGTATAAGACACTTATGAGATATTATAAGACAACTGCTGATGTCTCATCTGTTTCAGAGAGGGAAAATCAAAAATCAGAAACAGACCTTCAGTCTCCTACTTTAAAAAGCCAATCTCCAGAATCCACGAGCTATAAGCCTGCCTCTGATACGCTCCCTGTTATCCCTGGTCTCGATACTGCTTCAGGACTTAAGCGAACTGCAAATAATATAAAGCTTTATAGAAAAATACTTATACAGTTTGTAGAGAGTCAGAAGGACGCTGTTTCAACAATACGGACTCTGCTTGCTCTCGGTCAGAGACATGATGCGGAGCGGACTGCACATACGATAAAGGGGGTCTCTGGAAATATTGGTGCATCAGAGGTTCAGGAAAAGGCAGCAGATGTCGAGGCTGCTATAAGAAACAATGAATCGGAAGATATGCTGAAACCAAAACTCGATTCCCTCGATGAAGTTCTTTCTGTGATGGTCAGCTCATTATCCACTGCTCTGGGGATTCAAGCAGAAATCTCTACCCCCTCTATATCAGGAGATCCAATCAAGGGAAGGGCAATTCTTGAAAAGCTGATTAATCTCCTTGGGAACTCCGACTCTGAAGCAGGTGAACTCTTTGAAACAAACCGAGATGACCTCTCAGCAGTACTTCCTGCCTCTGACCTTGATGCCATAGGTAAAGCAATAGAGGTGTTTGATTTTGAAAAGGCGGAGAATATATGTAGACAGGCTTATAATAATGTATAGGGTAAAGGAGATATGAATTTCAACCTTCACCAAAGGCAAGAGGGATATGTTTTCTGGCT is a genomic window containing:
- a CDS encoding response regulator, translated to MRIINNVKSLYTAVGILSLTILIGVYVDYRYETLYARHHEIDKVRERIVRLNQEITNMFLFAVLEKNPLRTASYDTVYKELEETIKNLAQLAKQLNFFQEVSSLSDSLNKLHAIEKNVIDLMNKNNWEKARDILFGDEYKFAKKTYELDSETAMDAIVVQLNLMAKRFSKIRLAFLAMRIGALVLLLGVGIMFSRRTKSDMAEQIRLRSEIEAYNMELEQRVSERTEELRLYSIEMEERANLEKALSNLNIRIQNAKNISEVSKYALDTIIDLFKAPRGALFVLETAGRLYRKAHYALPTNIALPESFGLNEGTIGMCALKGEPIITTPTDGSFWIQFGIGTVTPAQVITYPLKSSGALVGVVELCLIEPISDKQRKWLENASESIAASLRIAMEQEERQVAEERIHLILESTDEGIFGMDTEGCITFVNPAACTMLGYDAEHIIGKHFHTVFQHSHIDGTPYPYDTCLMKTAFLGEKLHAIDTEVFWRYDGTAIPVEYSATPIYKDNKVIGSVVSFRDITKRKKAEEALKQAKETAETATKAKSHFLANVSHEIRTPMNAIIGMSHLALKTDLTPKQRDYITKAHSAAVSLLGIINDILDLSKIEAGKFSVEKIPFHLDEVLNNISTVVGSKAHDKGLEVLFDVARDVPMGLIGDPLRINQVITNLMGNSVKFTEKGQITLKIEKVEEKDDRVKIKFSISDTGIGMTSEQVGKLFHSFTQADSSTTRKYGGTGLGLIICKKLVEKMDGEIWVESEYGKGSTFIFTAWFGLTKEKAKKRIVPESIQDMHVLIVDDNPAAREILSELLRGFTLRPDMVGSGPEAIAAVMNEVKGNDPYQIVFMDWQMPSMDGIEATNRIFSQVPPEKKPAVIMFTAYDTEVVRDQAYKIGIDVFLSKPVSPSSLLDAIVTLFGRDEETIHKEATSDYDSYSLKGMKILLTEDNEINQQIAMELMESVGAQVTLANNGKESIDILESSPDGTFDVVLMDLQMPVMDGYEATRRLRANPRFDKLPIIAMTAHAMVEEQERTKALGMQDHVTKPIDPETLYKTLMRYYKTTADVSSVSERENQKSETDLQSPTLKSQSPESTSYKPASDTLPVIPGLDTASGLKRTANNIKLYRKILIQFVESQKDAVSTIRTLLALGQRHDAERTAHTIKGVSGNIGASEVQEKAADVEAAIRNNESEDMLKPKLDSLDEVLSVMVSSLSTALGIQAEISTPSISGDPIKGRAILEKLINLLGNSDSEAGELFETNRDDLSAVLPASDLDAIGKAIEVFDFEKAENICRQAYNNV